TCTTCTCTGCTTGAGCTTTCTTCTCCGCTAAAGCTTTCTTCTCCGCTAAAGCTTTCTTCTCCGCTAAAGCTTTCTTCTCCGCTAAAGCTTTCTTCTCTGCTTGAGCTTTCTTTTCCGCTAAAGCTTTCTTCTCTGCTTGAGCTTTCTTTTCCGCTAAAGCTTTCTTTTCCGCTAAAGCTTTCTTCTCCGCTAAAGCTTTCTTCTCCGCTAAAGCTTTCTTCTCCGCTAAAGCTTTCTTCTCTGCTTGAGCTTTCTTCTCTGCTAAAGCTTTCTTCTCTGCTTGAGCTTTCTTCTCTGCTTGAGCTTTCTTTTCCGCTAAAGCTTTCTTCTCTGCTTGAGCTTTCTTCTCTGCTTGAGCTTTCTTCTCCGCTTGAGCTTTCTTCTCT
The sequence above is drawn from the Prochlorococcus marinus XMU1408 genome and encodes:
- a CDS encoding cell envelope integrity protein TolA gives rise to the protein EKKAQAEKKAQAEKKAQAEKKALAEKKAQAEKKAQAEKKALAEKKAQAEKKALAEKKALAEKKALAEKKALAEKKALAEKKAQAEKKALAEKKAQAEKKALAEKKALAEKKALAEKKALAEKKAQAEKKAQAEKKAQAEKKALAEKKAQAEKKALAERNFNSRPQIDSQQKRDSRTELLTVSVSLNTGKIVSIASVGILASAILVSAMVFIAG